One Capillibacterium thermochitinicola DNA window includes the following coding sequences:
- the purN gene encoding phosphoribosylglycinamide formyltransferase: MKRIAVLVSGNGSNLEAIINAINTGRITNAKIVVVVSDKEEAYALVRAEKHKIPSHVFRRQDYPSREAYDRAMIAFLQEKQVDLVVMAGFMRLVTPEFVAAFRHRIMNIHPSLLPAFPGTRGVADALAYGVKVTGCTVHFVDEGMDTGPIILQEAIPVRPDDTVESLQARIHTLEHRLYPQAIDLWVRGKIKIIGRRCFIDEQETGLA; encoded by the coding sequence ATGAAAAGGATTGCGGTTTTAGTCTCCGGCAACGGCAGCAACTTGGAGGCCATCATCAACGCCATCAACACGGGCCGGATCACCAACGCCAAGATCGTCGTGGTGGTCAGTGACAAGGAGGAGGCCTATGCGCTGGTCCGGGCAGAAAAACACAAGATCCCCAGCCACGTCTTTCGCCGTCAAGACTATCCTTCCCGCGAAGCCTATGACCGCGCCATGATCGCCTTCCTGCAGGAAAAACAGGTTGACCTGGTGGTGATGGCGGGCTTTATGCGTTTGGTCACGCCCGAGTTTGTCGCCGCTTTTCGCCACCGGATTATGAATATCCACCCCTCCCTCTTACCTGCTTTCCCCGGTACCCGCGGCGTCGCCGACGCCTTGGCCTACGGGGTTAAAGTGACCGGCTGTACCGTCCATTTTGTCGATGAAGGGATGGACACGGGGCCGATCATTCTACAGGAAGCCATCCCCGTCCGGCCGGATGATACTGTCGAAAGCTTGCAAGCACGGATTCACACCCTTGAACACCGTCTTTATCCGCAGGCCATTGACCTGTGGGTTCGGGGAAAGATCAAAATCATTGGAAGAAGGTGTTTCATCGATGAGCAAGAAACTGGCCTTGCTTAG
- the purH gene encoding bifunctional phosphoribosylaminoimidazolecarboxamide formyltransferase/IMP cyclohydrolase has product MSKKLALLSVSDKTGLVEFARGLVAQGYTLVSTGGTQRTLAEAGLPVQSVSELTGFPEILDGRVKTLHPKIHGGLLARRELEKHRRQMAEHGILPIDLVVVNLYPFAATVAKAGVTLEEAIENIDIGGPTMVRAAAKNYRHVAIVVNPARYQAILAELAEKGTISEETRFALAVEAFNHTAYYDAMIARWLAQQTQSAPLFPATLVLPFEKAEELRYGENPQQQAAFYREPQAKPGTVATGKQLHGKALSFNNLNDLNAAWELVLEFDEPAAAAVKHTNPCGVAIGEDLYSAFLRAYESDPVSIFGGIVAVNRPLDGRTAEKLAEIFLEVIVAPAYSAEALAILTRKKNLRLLEIPLPEKRETIDLKKVSGGLLLQTLDTSTISAEGWRTVTTKEPTPAQLADMVFGMKVVKHVKSNAIVLVKNGQTIGIGAGQMNRVGAAQIAINQAGAKAAGSVLASDAFFPFRDTVDVAAAAGVAAIVQPGGSVKDEDSIAACNEQGLAMVFTGTRYFKH; this is encoded by the coding sequence ATGAGCAAGAAACTGGCCTTGCTTAGCGTCTCGGATAAAACGGGTCTGGTGGAGTTTGCCCGCGGCTTGGTGGCGCAAGGATATACCCTTGTCTCCACCGGCGGTACCCAGCGGACACTGGCCGAAGCGGGGCTCCCGGTGCAGAGCGTCTCCGAATTGACCGGTTTTCCCGAGATTCTTGACGGCCGGGTCAAGACCCTCCATCCCAAGATCCACGGGGGCCTGCTCGCCCGCCGCGAGCTGGAAAAGCACCGCCGCCAGATGGCAGAGCACGGCATTCTCCCCATTGACCTGGTCGTCGTCAACCTCTATCCCTTTGCCGCCACCGTCGCCAAAGCCGGGGTGACCCTCGAAGAAGCCATCGAAAATATCGACATTGGCGGGCCGACCATGGTCCGGGCCGCCGCCAAAAACTACCGCCATGTCGCCATCGTCGTTAATCCCGCCCGCTACCAGGCAATCCTGGCGGAATTGGCGGAGAAAGGCACCATCAGCGAAGAGACCCGGTTTGCCCTGGCCGTGGAGGCCTTTAACCATACCGCCTATTATGATGCGATGATCGCCCGGTGGCTGGCGCAGCAGACCCAAAGTGCGCCCCTGTTCCCGGCGACCCTGGTTCTCCCCTTCGAAAAGGCCGAAGAACTCCGTTACGGAGAGAATCCCCAGCAACAGGCGGCTTTTTACCGCGAACCACAGGCCAAACCGGGAACGGTGGCTACCGGCAAGCAATTACACGGCAAAGCCCTGTCCTTTAATAACCTGAACGATCTAAATGCCGCCTGGGAACTGGTCCTCGAGTTCGACGAACCGGCCGCCGCGGCCGTCAAGCATACCAACCCTTGTGGCGTTGCCATCGGCGAGGACCTTTATTCCGCTTTTCTCCGCGCCTACGAAAGCGACCCGGTCTCCATCTTCGGCGGCATCGTAGCGGTCAACCGTCCCCTGGACGGGCGTACCGCGGAAAAACTGGCGGAGATTTTTCTTGAGGTCATCGTCGCCCCGGCCTATAGCGCCGAAGCCCTCGCCATCCTGACCCGGAAAAAGAATCTGCGCCTGTTGGAGATCCCCTTACCGGAGAAACGGGAGACCATCGACCTGAAAAAGGTCTCCGGCGGCCTGCTCCTGCAAACCCTGGATACATCAACAATCAGTGCGGAAGGCTGGCGGACGGTGACCACGAAAGAACCCACCCCCGCACAGTTGGCGGACATGGTCTTCGGGATGAAAGTGGTGAAACATGTGAAGTCCAACGCCATTGTCCTGGTGAAAAACGGACAGACCATCGGGATCGGGGCCGGACAGATGAACCGGGTGGGGGCCGCCCAGATCGCCATTAACCAAGCCGGAGCCAAAGCGGCCGGCAGTGTCCTCGCCTCTGATGCGTTCTTTCCCTTCCGGGACACGGTTGACGTCGCCGCCGCGGCGGGCGTGGCCGCCATTGTGCAACCGGGCGGTTCGGTCAAGGACGAGGATTCAATCGCCGCCTGCAATGAACAGGGCCTGGCCATGGTCTTTACCGGCACCCGTTATTTTAAACACTGA
- the purF gene encoding amidophosphoribosyltransferase, producing the protein MLSYTDPRKADKMTEECGVFGLYAPGSPVARLTYYGLYALQHRGQESAGIAVADGETITGEKGMGLVADVFPDTGKLDQMKGDLAVGHVRYSTCGASAPVNAQPLVVRYRNGALAIAHNGNLINGRLLRQQLEAEGSIFQTTTDSEIIAHLVARSGEKELTAALKKTLPQLEGAYAFILMTPDQLIGIRDPHGIRPLSLGKTASGYVLASETCAFDLIGAQFLQDLKPGEMVIIDRHGLRFERFAPPAEPAMCIFEFIYFARPDSNLLGKNVHLVRKRMGRRLAREHPVTADLVTGVPDSSLSVASGVAEELGLPLEMGFVKNRYIGRTFIQPSPEMRALGVQLKLNPVRQIVAGKRVVMVDDSIVRGTTSLRIVEMLRKAGAKEVHVLISSPPVIAPCYYGLDISSSSELIAARMSIPEITREIGADSLGFLSEEGLLAAVDLPEEGFCRACFNGCYLVKPPEDREAPNWSGAQKNRRCQSVGLHL; encoded by the coding sequence ATGTTAAGTTACACCGATCCGCGCAAGGCGGATAAAATGACGGAAGAATGCGGTGTTTTCGGCCTTTACGCTCCTGGCAGCCCGGTGGCCCGCCTCACCTACTACGGTCTCTATGCCCTCCAGCACCGGGGACAGGAAAGTGCGGGCATTGCCGTGGCCGACGGTGAAACGATCACCGGGGAAAAAGGGATGGGCCTCGTGGCGGATGTTTTCCCCGACACCGGTAAGCTGGACCAGATGAAAGGCGATCTGGCCGTGGGACATGTCCGCTATTCCACTTGCGGCGCCAGCGCACCGGTTAATGCCCAACCCCTTGTGGTCCGGTACCGTAACGGAGCGCTGGCCATTGCCCACAACGGGAATTTGATCAACGGCCGCCTCCTCCGGCAGCAGTTGGAAGCGGAAGGTTCCATCTTTCAGACCACCACCGACAGTGAGATCATTGCCCATCTGGTGGCCCGTTCCGGGGAGAAAGAGCTGACGGCGGCACTCAAAAAAACCTTGCCGCAATTGGAAGGGGCCTATGCCTTTATCCTGATGACGCCGGATCAACTAATCGGGATCCGCGATCCCCATGGCATTCGCCCCTTATCCCTGGGGAAAACCGCCAGCGGCTACGTCCTGGCCTCCGAAACCTGTGCCTTTGACCTCATCGGGGCCCAATTCCTCCAGGACCTGAAGCCGGGGGAAATGGTGATCATCGACCGGCATGGATTACGTTTCGAGCGGTTTGCCCCGCCGGCAGAACCTGCCATGTGTATCTTTGAATTCATCTATTTCGCCCGGCCCGACAGTAACTTGCTCGGCAAGAACGTCCACCTGGTCCGGAAGCGGATGGGCCGGCGACTGGCCCGGGAACATCCGGTTACCGCCGACCTGGTCACCGGGGTGCCCGATTCCTCCCTCTCCGTCGCCTCCGGGGTGGCGGAAGAGCTTGGTCTCCCCTTGGAGATGGGCTTCGTCAAAAACCGTTACATTGGCCGTACCTTCATCCAACCCTCCCCGGAAATGCGCGCCCTGGGCGTCCAGCTCAAGTTGAATCCGGTCCGGCAGATCGTGGCCGGAAAACGGGTCGTCATGGTGGACGATTCGATTGTCCGGGGAACCACTTCCCTCCGGATTGTGGAAATGCTGCGGAAAGCCGGGGCCAAAGAAGTCCATGTCCTGATCAGTTCCCCGCCGGTCATTGCCCCTTGCTACTACGGACTGGACATCTCTTCTTCGTCGGAGCTGATTGCCGCCCGGATGAGCATTCCGGAGATCACCCGGGAGATTGGTGCCGATTCCCTCGGCTTTTTAAGTGAAGAAGGCCTGCTGGCCGCGGTGGATCTCCCGGAGGAAGGCTTTTGCCGGGCCTGCTTCAACGGCTGTTACCTGGTAAAACCCCCGGAGGACCGGGAGGCGCCCAATTGGTCCGGTGCACAAAAGAACAGGAGGTGTCAGAGCGTTGGGCTACACCTATAA
- the purS gene encoding phosphoribosylformylglycinamidine synthase subunit PurS — MWRAEIKVLLKKSVLDPQGRAVEKALASLGYNNVNRVRIGKYLEVTVATPDRAAAEAQVREMCARLLTNPVIEDYTFTLVEVEA, encoded by the coding sequence ATGTGGCGTGCCGAAATTAAAGTCTTGCTCAAAAAGAGCGTCCTGGATCCCCAAGGCCGGGCGGTGGAAAAGGCTTTGGCTTCTCTGGGTTACAACAATGTCAACCGGGTGCGGATCGGCAAGTATTTGGAAGTAACCGTCGCCACCCCCGACCGGGCTGCCGCGGAAGCCCAGGTCCGGGAGATGTGCGCCCGTTTGCTGACCAACCCGGTAATCGAGGATTACACCTTTACCCTGGTGGAGGTAGAAGCATGA
- the purC gene encoding phosphoribosylaminoimidazolesuccinocarboxamide synthase encodes MEKKALLYEGKAKRIYATDDPDLLIAEYKDDATAFNGLKKGVIANKGILNNKISAFFFTLLAQSGVESHFVKLLSDREMLIKRAEIIKVELVVRNIAAGSLAKRLGLEEGWVLPRPVVEFYYKDDALGDPFINEDHIAVLGLATAEQVKFMAAQALMINEILTAHLKTCNVILVDYKLEFGLHHGKVLLADEISPDTCRFWEATTKEKLDKDRFRRDLGGVEAAYQEIYKRLTGGEQ; translated from the coding sequence ATCGAGAAAAAAGCTTTGCTCTATGAAGGAAAGGCCAAACGGATTTACGCCACCGACGATCCGGATCTCCTGATTGCGGAGTACAAGGATGACGCTACGGCCTTTAACGGCCTAAAAAAAGGGGTAATTGCCAATAAGGGGATCCTCAACAACAAAATCTCCGCTTTCTTCTTCACCTTACTGGCGCAGTCCGGCGTGGAAAGCCATTTCGTCAAGCTGCTTTCCGACCGGGAGATGTTGATTAAGCGGGCGGAGATCATCAAAGTGGAACTAGTCGTGCGGAATATCGCCGCCGGCAGCCTCGCTAAACGCCTGGGGCTGGAGGAAGGGTGGGTTCTCCCCCGCCCGGTAGTGGAATTCTACTACAAGGACGATGCCTTGGGCGACCCCTTCATCAATGAAGACCACATCGCCGTCTTGGGGCTGGCCACGGCGGAACAGGTCAAGTTCATGGCCGCCCAGGCCCTGATGATTAACGAAATCCTCACCGCTCACCTGAAAACCTGCAACGTGATTCTGGTCGACTACAAACTGGAGTTTGGGCTCCACCACGGCAAGGTCCTGCTCGCGGATGAAATTTCTCCTGATACCTGCCGTTTCTGGGAGGCAACCACCAAGGAGAAACTGGACAAAGACCGTTTCCGCCGCGATCTGGGCGGGGTCGAAGCGGCCTACCAAGAGATTTATAAAAGACTAACAGGAGGCGAACAGTAA
- the purL gene encoding phosphoribosylformylglycinamidine synthase subunit PurL, which produces MKPEDWRRIGLRDNEYEMILRILGREPNQVELGMFGVMWSEHCAYKHSKAVLKTFPTTGPRVLQGPGENAGIVEIGDGLAVCFKIESHNHPSAIEPYQGAATGVGGIIRDIFTMGARPIALLDSLRFGTLDDPRVRYLFSGVVAGIAGYGNCIGIPTVAGEVYFDPCYQGNPLVCVMCVGLIEKDKIRLGKATGVGNLVILAGAPTGRDGMHGASFASEELSEASEEKRPAVQVGDPFMEKLLLEACLELIESGDLEGIQDLGAAGLTCAVSEMASRGGTGMEIELAKVPCREEGMTPYEIMIAESQERMLMVVTPEKEARVHAVFQRWGLTSTTIGRVTADGLLRIKMHGQVVAEVPARSLAEDSPVYYPASAKPAYLEQTAALDLAAIPQPADFAQVLLKLLATPNLASKEGVWQQYDYMVRTSTVVRPGSDAAVLRIRGTQKALAMTTDCNARYVYLDPYVGGQIAVAEAARNVVCSGAEPLAITDCLCFGNPEKPEIFWQFRQAVEGISAACRSLETPVTGGNVSFYNETKGEAIYPTPVIGMVGLLPDVTKVCTLSFKAAGDLIVLLGESFDELGGSEYLAVIHGRVQGKPPALDLAKEKALHRVVLAAIRQGLVHSAHDLAEGGLAVAVAECLFAQEIGSRLELATNGLRLDSLLFGESQSRVVLSLPPDSLPALQELAAREGVPCQVIGRTGGDRFQIYVDGAKLVDLPVAQLKSVWQGAIQC; this is translated from the coding sequence ATGAAACCGGAAGACTGGCGCAGGATTGGCCTCCGTGACAATGAGTATGAGATGATTCTCCGTATTTTAGGCCGGGAACCGAACCAGGTGGAACTGGGCATGTTCGGGGTCATGTGGTCAGAACATTGCGCTTACAAACACTCCAAGGCGGTCCTAAAGACCTTCCCCACCACCGGACCGCGGGTGCTGCAAGGTCCCGGCGAAAACGCCGGCATTGTCGAGATCGGGGACGGCCTGGCTGTCTGTTTTAAAATCGAATCCCACAACCACCCCTCGGCCATCGAACCCTACCAAGGGGCGGCCACCGGGGTGGGCGGAATTATCCGGGATATTTTTACCATGGGCGCGCGGCCCATCGCCCTCCTTGACTCCCTCCGCTTCGGGACCCTGGATGACCCCAGAGTCCGCTATCTCTTCAGCGGGGTGGTGGCCGGGATCGCCGGGTACGGCAATTGCATCGGCATCCCGACCGTCGCGGGCGAAGTCTACTTTGACCCCTGTTATCAGGGAAACCCCCTGGTCTGCGTCATGTGTGTCGGGCTGATCGAAAAGGATAAGATCCGTTTGGGGAAAGCCACCGGCGTCGGCAACCTGGTGATTCTGGCCGGCGCCCCCACCGGTCGCGACGGGATGCACGGCGCCAGCTTTGCCTCGGAAGAATTGAGCGAAGCCTCGGAGGAAAAACGCCCAGCCGTGCAGGTCGGCGACCCCTTCATGGAAAAACTCCTCCTCGAGGCCTGCCTGGAGTTGATCGAAAGCGGTGACCTGGAGGGGATCCAAGACTTGGGCGCCGCCGGTCTGACCTGCGCCGTTTCCGAAATGGCCAGCCGCGGCGGAACGGGGATGGAGATTGAACTGGCCAAGGTGCCCTGCCGCGAAGAAGGGATGACCCCCTACGAAATTATGATCGCCGAATCCCAGGAACGGATGCTGATGGTGGTCACGCCGGAAAAAGAAGCAAGGGTACACGCCGTCTTTCAGCGGTGGGGACTGACCTCCACCACCATCGGCCGGGTCACCGCCGACGGTTTACTCCGCATCAAGATGCACGGTCAAGTGGTGGCCGAGGTGCCCGCCCGCAGTTTGGCCGAGGACAGCCCCGTCTATTACCCGGCCTCCGCCAAACCGGCCTATCTGGAGCAGACCGCCGCGTTAGACCTTGCCGCCATCCCCCAGCCGGCGGACTTCGCCCAGGTGCTCCTGAAACTCCTGGCTACGCCCAACCTGGCCAGCAAGGAAGGGGTTTGGCAGCAGTATGACTATATGGTCCGCACCTCCACCGTGGTCCGGCCCGGGTCGGACGCGGCCGTCCTCCGCATCCGGGGGACCCAAAAAGCCCTGGCCATGACCACCGATTGCAATGCCCGCTATGTTTACCTTGATCCTTACGTCGGCGGCCAAATCGCCGTGGCCGAAGCCGCCCGCAATGTGGTTTGCAGCGGCGCCGAACCCCTCGCCATCACCGACTGCCTCTGTTTCGGCAATCCAGAGAAACCCGAAATTTTCTGGCAATTCCGCCAGGCGGTGGAGGGGATCAGCGCGGCCTGCCGCAGCTTGGAAACGCCCGTGACCGGCGGCAACGTCTCCTTTTACAATGAAACGAAAGGGGAGGCCATCTACCCCACCCCCGTCATCGGGATGGTCGGTCTTTTGCCCGATGTCACCAAAGTTTGCACCCTCTCTTTCAAGGCCGCCGGGGACCTCATTGTCCTCCTGGGAGAGAGCTTTGATGAACTGGGCGGCAGTGAATATCTGGCCGTGATCCACGGCCGCGTGCAGGGAAAACCGCCGGCTTTGGACCTGGCGAAGGAAAAAGCCCTCCACCGGGTGGTGCTGGCCGCCATCAGGCAGGGACTGGTCCATTCCGCCCATGACCTGGCTGAAGGTGGACTGGCGGTGGCGGTCGCCGAATGTCTCTTCGCCCAGGAGATCGGGTCCCGGCTTGAGCTGGCCACTAACGGGCTCCGCCTGGACAGCCTCCTCTTCGGGGAATCCCAGTCCCGGGTGGTGCTGTCCCTGCCCCCGGACAGCCTCCCGGCCCTCCAGGAACTGGCCGCCAGGGAAGGAGTTCCCTGCCAGGTAATTGGCCGGACCGGCGGGGACCGGTTCCAAATTTACGTCGATGGCGCAAAGCTTGTGGACCTGCCGGTCGCCCAATTAAAGTCCGTTTGGCAGGGGGCGATTCAATGTTAA
- the purQ gene encoding phosphoribosylformylglycinamidine synthase subunit PurQ: MKFGVIVFPGSNCDLDAYHLVRDVLGAPVEYIWHAEQTVAGFDCLILPGGFSYGDYLRCGAIARFSPVMPAVVDFARRGGLVLGICNGFQILTEAGLLPGALYANTSLQFRCRDTILRVENNDTPFTRGLSPGQLLSIPIAHGEGNYYVDPATLERMEAKGQIVFRYADRDGRITPDANPNGSVGNIAGVCNETRNVLGMMPHPERAGEALLGSTDGLLLFKSILEYWEGCR; encoded by the coding sequence ATGAAATTCGGCGTGATTGTCTTCCCCGGCTCCAACTGTGATCTGGACGCCTATCATCTGGTCCGCGATGTCCTGGGCGCCCCGGTCGAGTATATCTGGCACGCGGAACAAACGGTCGCCGGTTTTGACTGCCTGATTTTGCCCGGCGGTTTCTCCTACGGTGACTACCTCCGCTGCGGCGCCATCGCCCGTTTCTCCCCGGTGATGCCGGCGGTGGTCGATTTTGCCCGCCGCGGCGGGCTGGTGCTGGGGATTTGCAACGGTTTTCAGATCCTGACCGAGGCCGGGCTCTTGCCGGGCGCCCTTTACGCCAACACCAGCCTGCAATTCCGCTGCCGCGACACCATCCTCCGGGTGGAAAACAACGACACTCCCTTCACCCGGGGACTTTCCCCGGGCCAGCTCCTTTCCATCCCCATCGCCCACGGCGAAGGCAACTATTATGTGGACCCCGCCACGCTGGAACGGATGGAAGCCAAGGGGCAGATTGTCTTCCGCTACGCCGACCGGGACGGCCGGATCACCCCCGACGCCAACCCCAACGGCTCGGTGGGGAACATCGCCGGGGTCTGCAACGAGACACGGAATGTTTTAGGGATGATGCCCCACCCGGAACGGGCCGGCGAGGCCCTGCTCGGCTCCACCGACGGGCTTTTGCTTTTTAAATCGATTCTTGAATATTGGGAGGGTTGCCGATGA
- the purM gene encoding phosphoribosylformylglycinamidine cyclo-ligase produces the protein MGYTYKEAGVDIDAGNEAVRLMKKHVRTTYRPEVLTEIGSFGGLFALSKNYRDPVLVSGTDGVGTKLKIAFLMDKHDTVGQDAVAMCVNDIIVHGAEPLFFLDYLAVGKLDPEQVAVIVSGIAAGCRQAGCALIGGETAEMPGFYPVGEYDLAGFAVGVVERNKIVDGRQVKAGDVVIGLPSTGLHSNGYSLARKVLLEKAAYRPDTYLPELGKTLGEELLTPTKIYVKSILHLLSQVQVGGMAHITGGGLPENLPRSLPPGLGVQLKKDAWTVPPVFTLIQKLGAVPEAEMYRTFNMGIGFACLIAPEEAEKACALLAETGEHPLIIGQVVNGAGVRLE, from the coding sequence TTGGGCTACACCTATAAAGAGGCCGGGGTCGACATCGACGCCGGCAACGAGGCGGTGCGCCTCATGAAAAAACACGTGCGGACGACCTACCGGCCGGAGGTTTTGACCGAGATCGGCAGCTTTGGCGGGCTCTTTGCTTTAAGCAAAAATTACCGGGATCCGGTTTTGGTCTCCGGCACCGACGGGGTCGGGACCAAACTGAAGATTGCCTTTCTGATGGATAAACATGATACCGTCGGCCAGGACGCCGTGGCGATGTGTGTAAACGACATTATTGTCCACGGCGCCGAACCGCTCTTTTTCCTGGATTACCTGGCCGTCGGCAAACTCGATCCGGAGCAGGTGGCGGTGATCGTCAGCGGCATCGCCGCGGGTTGCCGCCAAGCAGGCTGTGCCCTGATCGGGGGAGAAACCGCCGAAATGCCCGGCTTTTATCCCGTTGGCGAATACGACCTGGCCGGCTTTGCCGTCGGGGTGGTGGAACGGAACAAAATTGTCGACGGGCGCCAGGTCAAAGCCGGTGACGTGGTGATTGGCCTCCCCTCCACCGGCCTGCACAGCAACGGCTATTCCCTGGCCCGCAAAGTGCTCCTGGAGAAAGCGGCCTACCGCCCCGACACTTACCTGCCGGAGCTGGGCAAAACCCTGGGGGAGGAACTCCTGACCCCGACCAAAATTTATGTGAAATCCATTCTCCACCTGCTGTCCCAGGTCCAAGTCGGGGGCATGGCCCATATCACCGGCGGCGGTCTACCGGAGAACCTCCCCCGCTCACTCCCGCCGGGTCTAGGCGTCCAACTGAAGAAAGACGCCTGGACGGTGCCGCCCGTCTTTACTTTAATCCAAAAACTGGGCGCGGTCCCGGAAGCGGAGATGTACCGCACCTTCAACATGGGCATCGGGTTTGCCTGCCTCATCGCGCCGGAGGAAGCCGAAAAGGCCTGTGCGTTGCTGGCCGAAACCGGCGAACACCCGCTGATCATCGGCCAAGTGGTCAACGGTGCCGGCGTTCGCCTGGAATAA